One segment of Colias croceus chromosome 15, ilColCroc2.1 DNA contains the following:
- the LOC123697876 gene encoding transcription factor A, mitochondrial, translating into MACLTYICRLSNNILGGYRNILQGRSSWLYSIQTCDYSTKKSAEERLGIEKPKRPLTPFFKFMAQMRPALLAKNPSISSKEAISWTSKHWQQLDSETKSQMTKEYEKDLEDYKKIKELYQASLTEEQKEDIRKMKEDMALAKEKRKLKQEHKELGRPKKPMSSYILYMMSRNDKSSELRDFKTHQQKVKADWVKLTESERNKFEKQAADLMAKYRKDLEAWELKMISIGRSDLVRQKSTPKKKVKAAKNE; encoded by the exons ATGGCGTGTTTAACATATATTTGTCgattaagtaataatattttaggaGGTTATCGGAATATTCTGCAGGGCAG gtcGAGTTGGTTATATTCGATCCAAACATGCGATTATTCAACCAAGAAGTCAGCGGAAGAAAGGCTAGGTATCGAAAAACCGAAGCGACCTCTTACTCCATTCTTCAAGTTCATGGCTCAGATGCGGCCTGCACTTTTAGCTAAGAACCCAAGTATATCATCTAAGGAAGCTATTTCTTGGACTTCAAAACATTGGCAACAATTGGATAGTGAA ACTAAGTCACAAATGACCAAAGAATATGAAAAAGATTTAGaagattacaaaaaaataaaggagTTGTATCAGGCATCTCTCACAGAGGAACAAAAAGAAGACATAAGAAAAATGAAAGAAGACATGGCTCTAGCAAAGGAAAAGAGGAAACTTAAACAA GAACATAAAGAGTTAGGTCGGCCAAAGAAACCAATGTCTTCCTATATTTTGTACATGATGTCAAGAAATGACAAATCATCTGAATTAAGGGACTTTAAAACTCACCAACAAAAAGTCAAAGCAGATTGGGTTAAATTAACAGAATCTGAAAGAAATAAGTTTGAAAAACAAGCTGCAGACCTAATGGCCAAgtatag GAAAGATCTAGAGGCATGGGAATTGAAAATGATTTCAATTGGCCGTTCAGACTTGGTACGTCAGAAATCCACCCCAAAAAAGAAAGTAAAGGCTGCAAAAAACGAATAG
- the LOC123698148 gene encoding uncharacterized protein LOC123698148 yields the protein MADAALARREARRRKILENSHNRLQRISGKANDDSCRESPVHSSTPDYQDINPSECSSKASLCNGVISSSIQTEESVLPTTEEVPTIQEEVINDLASLLPPKFPTIPTANTDSPPKTSLIDKLVANKYDIVLLSLFIQILYNFSLLTIESTYFFLPLITYAGTKIYWFPKPANSNFENVLMLLKGLSTQRVQKLLSVTQIVSAIGLDACIFVFTTICVQTLCIFVKQNFIT from the exons ATGGCTGATGCAGCGCTAGCACGTCGCGAAGCACGTAgaagaaaaatattagaaaattctCATAATAGACTTCAACGTATATCAGGAAAAGCCAACGATGATAGCTGTCGAG AATCACCTGTTCATTCTTCAACGCCAGATTATCAGGATATAAATCCTTCAGAGTGCAGCAGTAAAGCTTCATTATGTAACGGAGTAATAAGTTCTTCTATACAAACTGAAGAATCCGTTCTCCCAACAACAGAAGAAGTTCCAACAATTCAAGAAGAGGTAATCAATGACTTGGCATCTTTATTGCCACCTAAATTTCCAACAATTCCAACTGCAAACACTGATTCTCCACCGAAAACGTCATTGATTGATAAACTCGTTGCTAACAAGTATGACATAGTACTTCTGTCTTTGTTTATTCAGATTCTCTATAATTTTTCACTTTTAACAATTGaaagtacttatttctttCTGCCCCTTATTACCTACGCGGGCACGAAGATATATTGGTTTCCAAAACCAGCTAATTCcaattttgaaaatgtattaatgCTTCTTAAAGGGCTTTCAACACAAAGAGTTCAAAAATTACTGAGTGTAACACAAATTGTTAGTGCAATTGGCCTTGATGCCTGTATTTTTGTCTTCACTACAATTTGTGTGCAAACTCTATGTATTTTTGTGAAGCAGAACTTTATTACATAG